One Deinococcus grandis DNA window includes the following coding sequences:
- the folD gene encoding bifunctional methylenetetrahydrofolate dehydrogenase/methenyltetrahydrofolate cyclohydrolase FolD: protein MTQGTAQVLAGPPAAAALLDEARRRAARLPHPPHLALVRVGEDPASVSYVRGKAKKASEVGLSSHVHALPGDTTQADLLALIGTLNADPAVSGILVQLPLPAHLDPAPVLLAVNPAKDVDGLHPANTGALWNAHEGLRPCTPAGIMALLAHHGVPVRGARVVVVGRSALVGRPVAGLLLNADATVTVAHRATPDLGAVTRGADILIVAAGQAHLITPDMVRPGATVVDVGINRVPTEDGRGRLTGDVHPDVAQVAGALTPVPGGVGPMTVAQLLMNTVIAAERQHAQPEVTGELVR, encoded by the coding sequence GTGACCCAGGGGACCGCGCAGGTCCTCGCCGGGCCGCCCGCCGCCGCCGCGCTGCTGGACGAGGCCCGCCGCCGCGCCGCGCGCCTGCCCCACCCCCCTCACCTCGCCCTGGTGCGGGTGGGGGAGGACCCCGCCAGCGTCTCCTACGTGCGCGGCAAGGCGAAGAAGGCCTCGGAGGTCGGGCTGAGCAGCCACGTGCACGCCCTGCCCGGGGACACCACCCAGGCCGACCTGCTGGCCCTGATCGGCACGCTGAACGCCGACCCGGCCGTCAGCGGCATCCTGGTGCAGCTGCCCCTGCCTGCCCACCTGGACCCCGCACCCGTCCTGCTGGCCGTGAACCCCGCCAAGGACGTGGACGGCCTGCACCCGGCGAATACCGGCGCACTGTGGAACGCCCATGAGGGGCTGCGCCCCTGCACCCCGGCCGGGATCATGGCGCTGCTGGCGCACCACGGCGTGCCCGTGCGCGGCGCGCGGGTCGTCGTGGTGGGCCGCAGCGCCCTGGTGGGCCGCCCCGTCGCGGGCCTGCTGCTGAACGCCGACGCCACCGTGACCGTCGCCCACCGCGCCACGCCCGACCTGGGCGCCGTGACCCGAGGGGCCGACATCCTGATCGTCGCCGCCGGGCAGGCCCACCTGATCACCCCGGACATGGTCCGCCCCGGCGCGACCGTCGTGGACGTCGGCATCAACCGCGTCCCCACCGAGGACGGCCGGGGCCGCCTGACCGGAGACGTCCACCCGGACGTCGCGCAGGTCGCGGGCGCCCTGACGCCCGTCCCCGGCGGGGTGGGCCCCATGACCGTCGCGCAGCTCCTGATGAACACCGTCATCGCCGCCGAACGCCAGCACGCCCAGCCCGAGGTCACCGGTGAACTCGTTCGCTGA
- the ligA gene encoding NAD-dependent DNA ligase LigA has product MTTEFDRYLALRAEVAAHNRAYYEQDAPSIPDDTYDALARELRNLEAAHPDWAAQAGADSPAQTVGGAPAAAFQPVNHPTPMTSLDNAFDDAELRDWQEKLARALGLPAEHDDFTFTGELKIDGLSVNLYYLDGELQWAATRGNGVTGEIVTAQVLTVPGIPTTLPGLRGELEVRGEVYMSRADFAAFNAQAEELGTPLLKNPRNGAAGALRQKDPEVTRSRNLKAILYALGKRDGVPARTQGEVLAWLREQGFPTSEHSEELHGLAAAADYHARMTAARSAFEFDADGTVLKLNDLRAQEEAGFTSRAPRWAIAYKFPVEEVETTLEAISVNVGRTGKLAPLAHLAPRLIEGSTVSRATLHNEDFIRDLDLRIGDTVVVRKSGGVIPQIMRVLTEKRPADAQPFEFPTHCPECVHEVTRAEGDANTYCPNPACPSQAFERIRYFVSRGAMDVRGIGEKLVAQLIETGLVRDAADLYALSAEQLGSLDRSGEKKAQNILSQLDASRSKPLWRLVNALGMNHVGERNAQALARAFGTLDALLAATPEQIENVPGLGGVIAQSVTASLADPSMRDLIARLRDHGVNPQEEQVTRGEQLQGLNFVITGTLGRPRDAIKAQLEQAGGRVTGSVTKKTSYLIAGEEAGSKLARAQELGVTVLDEAALDELLAARGVTN; this is encoded by the coding sequence ATGACGACCGAGTTTGACCGTTACCTGGCCCTGCGGGCCGAGGTGGCCGCCCACAACCGCGCCTACTACGAGCAGGACGCCCCCAGCATTCCCGACGACACCTACGACGCCCTGGCGCGCGAACTGCGGAACCTGGAAGCGGCGCACCCGGACTGGGCCGCGCAGGCCGGTGCGGACAGTCCCGCGCAGACGGTCGGTGGCGCGCCCGCCGCCGCGTTCCAGCCCGTGAATCACCCCACGCCCATGACCAGCCTGGACAATGCATTCGACGACGCGGAGCTGCGTGACTGGCAGGAGAAACTGGCCCGCGCCCTAGGCCTCCCGGCGGAGCACGACGACTTCACGTTCACGGGCGAACTGAAGATCGACGGGCTGAGCGTGAACCTCTACTACCTGGACGGCGAGTTGCAGTGGGCGGCCACACGCGGCAACGGCGTGACGGGCGAGATCGTCACCGCGCAGGTGCTGACGGTGCCCGGCATTCCCACCACGCTGCCCGGTCTGCGCGGGGAACTGGAGGTGCGCGGCGAGGTGTACATGAGCCGCGCGGACTTCGCGGCGTTCAACGCGCAGGCCGAGGAACTCGGCACGCCGCTGCTGAAGAACCCCCGCAACGGCGCGGCGGGCGCGCTGCGCCAGAAGGACCCGGAGGTGACCCGCAGCCGGAACCTGAAGGCGATCCTGTACGCGCTGGGCAAACGCGACGGGGTGCCCGCCCGCACGCAGGGTGAGGTGCTGGCGTGGCTCCGTGAACAGGGCTTTCCCACCAGCGAGCACAGCGAGGAACTGCACGGCCTGGCCGCCGCCGCCGACTACCACGCCCGCATGACCGCCGCGCGCAGCGCCTTCGAGTTCGACGCGGACGGCACCGTCCTGAAACTGAACGACCTGCGCGCGCAGGAGGAGGCGGGCTTCACCAGCCGCGCGCCCCGGTGGGCCATCGCGTACAAGTTCCCGGTGGAGGAGGTCGAGACAACCCTGGAGGCCATCAGCGTGAACGTGGGCCGCACCGGGAAGCTCGCGCCGCTGGCGCACCTCGCGCCGCGCCTGATCGAGGGCAGCACCGTCAGCCGCGCCACCCTGCACAACGAGGACTTCATCCGCGACCTGGACCTGCGGATCGGGGACACGGTCGTCGTGCGCAAGTCCGGCGGCGTGATCCCGCAGATCATGCGCGTCCTGACCGAAAAGCGCCCTGCGGATGCCCAGCCCTTCGAGTTCCCCACCCACTGCCCCGAGTGCGTCCACGAGGTCACGCGCGCCGAGGGCGACGCGAACACCTACTGCCCGAACCCCGCCTGCCCCTCGCAGGCCTTCGAGCGCATCCGGTACTTCGTGTCGCGCGGCGCGATGGACGTGCGCGGCATCGGCGAGAAACTGGTCGCGCAGCTCATCGAGACCGGCCTCGTGCGCGACGCCGCCGACCTCTACGCCCTGAGTGCCGAGCAGCTGGGTTCGCTGGACCGCAGCGGCGAGAAGAAGGCGCAGAACATCCTGTCCCAGCTGGACGCCAGCCGGAGTAAGCCCCTGTGGCGACTCGTGAACGCGCTGGGCATGAACCACGTCGGGGAACGCAACGCCCAGGCGCTCGCCCGCGCCTTCGGCACGCTCGACGCCCTGCTCGCCGCGACGCCCGAGCAGATCGAGAACGTGCCCGGCCTGGGCGGCGTGATCGCCCAGAGCGTCACCGCGTCCCTGGCCGACCCCAGCATGCGGGACCTGATCGCCCGCCTGCGCGACCACGGCGTGAACCCCCAGGAGGAACAGGTCACGCGCGGCGAACAGCTGCAGGGCCTGAACTTCGTGATCACCGGCACGCTGGGCCGCCCCCGCGACGCCATCAAGGCGCAGCTGGAACAGGCCGGGGGGCGCGTCACGGGCAGCGTCACGAAGAAGACCAGCTACCTGATCGCCGGGGAGGAGGCGGGCAGCAAACTGGCCCGCGCGCAGGAACTCGGCGTGACCGTGCTGGACGAGGCGGCCCTGGACGAGCTGCTCGCCGCGCGCGGCGTGACCAACTGA
- the nusB gene encoding transcription antitermination factor NusB: MTRRREKAAAPVGTRRAAREFAFRVLFEADRGNLPMQSVFTRAEGSMRGGDDTYPALSDEALTFAQELVQGINAARPDVDATLRRTIRGWSFDQMAQTDLNVLRLATFEMMYTPEPHPPVIESAVRIARKFGGDDSGRFVNGVLAGLSRSLNEKQKPATREEPQE, encoded by the coding sequence GTGACCCGCCGCCGCGAGAAGGCCGCCGCGCCCGTCGGCACCCGCCGCGCCGCGCGTGAATTCGCGTTCCGCGTGCTGTTCGAAGCCGACCGGGGCAACCTCCCCATGCAGAGCGTCTTCACCCGCGCCGAGGGCAGCATGCGCGGCGGGGACGACACCTACCCCGCCCTCAGCGACGAGGCCCTGACCTTCGCGCAGGAACTCGTGCAGGGCATCAACGCCGCCCGCCCCGACGTGGACGCCACCCTGCGCCGCACCATCCGCGGCTGGAGCTTCGACCAGATGGCCCAGACCGACCTGAACGTCCTGCGCCTGGCGACCTTCGAGATGATGTACACCCCCGAACCCCACCCGCCCGTCATCGAGAGCGCCGTGCGCATCGCCCGCAAGTTCGGCGGGGACGACTCTGGCCGCTTCGTGAACGGCGTCCTGGCAGGCCTGAGCCGCAGCCTGAACGAGAAACAGAAGCCCGCCACCCGCGAGGAGCCGCAGGAGTGA
- a CDS encoding Asp23/Gls24 family envelope stress response protein, whose amino-acid sequence MATPEVEISKSVLMDIAATTLDGIEGTEVATTPLKVGEVLRTQTPGRKPRALKVTREGQDVTVDVGLNIEFGRSLTGTAEKVQQAVRENIELMTGLRVRAVNVTVQNVCVPKGGQA is encoded by the coding sequence ATGGCAACACCCGAAGTCGAGATCAGCAAAAGCGTCCTGATGGACATCGCCGCCACCACCCTGGACGGCATCGAGGGCACCGAGGTCGCCACCACGCCCCTGAAGGTCGGCGAGGTGCTGCGCACCCAGACGCCCGGCCGCAAACCCCGCGCCCTGAAAGTCACCCGCGAAGGTCAGGACGTCACCGTGGACGTCGGCCTGAACATCGAATTCGGCCGCAGCCTGACCGGCACCGCCGAGAAGGTCCAGCAGGCCGTGCGCGAGAACATCGAACTCATGACCGGCCTGCGCGTGCGCGCCGTGAACGTCACCGTGCAGAACGTTTGCGTGCCCAAGGGTGGCCAGGCGTGA
- a CDS encoding cell division protein FtsX has product MKYHLRQALLAMRGNVTATLATLMTMTLTLLMLGFVLLLTLNVNRTIEQLEGQVEVAAFLAGDAQDDALLAQARAIPQVRDARLVTSAQVLTEMTQDSPFARDAAALVGNPYPDTLRLRVARVEDTRTVAAQVAALPGVDDVEYGAGYVDTTVRTLSAVRLAGYLLVGLLLLGTLFNILNAVRVAMYARRDEISVMRLLGATRGFIRMPHVLEGLIVGALAAALALAILTPAYLSLTQRVQQLAPVFPVVRDPGTLAPLLGGVACLGILIGLLGSVFATRRYLQELE; this is encoded by the coding sequence ATGAAGTACCACCTGAGACAGGCGCTGCTCGCCATGCGCGGCAACGTCACCGCGACCCTCGCCACGCTGATGACCATGACCCTGACCCTGCTGATGCTGGGCTTCGTGCTGCTGCTCACGCTGAACGTGAACCGCACCATCGAACAGCTGGAGGGACAGGTGGAGGTCGCGGCGTTCCTGGCGGGCGACGCGCAGGACGACGCGCTGCTCGCGCAGGCCCGCGCGATCCCGCAGGTCCGTGACGCGCGGCTGGTCACCAGCGCGCAGGTGCTGACCGAGATGACGCAGGACTCTCCGTTCGCGCGGGACGCGGCCGCGCTCGTCGGGAACCCCTACCCGGACACGCTGCGCCTGCGGGTGGCCCGCGTGGAGGACACCCGCACGGTCGCCGCGCAGGTCGCCGCGCTGCCCGGCGTGGACGACGTCGAGTACGGCGCCGGGTACGTGGACACCACCGTCCGCACCCTGAGTGCCGTGCGGCTGGCCGGGTACCTGCTGGTGGGCCTGCTGCTGCTGGGCACGCTGTTCAACATCCTGAACGCCGTGCGGGTCGCCATGTACGCCCGCCGCGACGAGATCAGCGTCATGCGCCTTCTGGGTGCCACGCGCGGCTTCATCCGCATGCCGCACGTGCTGGAGGGCCTGATCGTGGGCGCCCTGGCCGCCGCGCTGGCCCTGGCGATCCTGACCCCGGCGTACCTGAGCCTCACGCAGCGCGTGCAGCAGCTCGCCCCGGTCTTCCCCGTCGTGCGCGACCCCGGCACCCTCGCCCCGCTGCTGGGCGGCGTGGCCTGCCTGGGCATCCTGATCGGCCTGCTGGGCAGCGTGTTCGCCACCCGCCGCTACCTCCAGGAGCTGGAGTGA
- a CDS encoding DNA repair protein RecN — MTRKAPRADAPPALPPLRTLEVRNLATIRSLNLAFSGGLSVFTGETGAGKSIIVDALGLLLGSRSNTDLIRSGEDDLLVTGHWGDEIASRRVTAQGRSTARLDGEVVSLRELQDWAQRRLTIHWQHSAVSLLTPANQRALLDRQVDAPHAAYASAYRDWQDARARLERLRATERERARQLDLLQFQAREIAEISPQLGEEDPLQADLTRLANLDTIAQSAAGALHLLSDGDENALGFLNEAARALNAGARFDDTTAQLQSELREALASIQAVVGELRGVAEDQAPDPEELARVETRLGALGKLRAKYGPTLEDVLNFHAQVETELAGLTRDEQDAGTLDAEVDALRAHVQAAGERLDAARRERAAPLAADLLAVIRQLGMPHARLEFHLGTLNEPGPHGLSDVTLHFNANPGEDLAPLADVASGGELSRVMLAISTVLGADTPAVVFDEVDAGIGGSAAHAVADQLRALAATRQVLVVTHLAQIAARADHHYKVEKSVEGGRTVSRVRLLTPDERLQEIARMLSGNTSDAALTHARELLAGTA; from the coding sequence GTGACCCGCAAGGCCCCGCGTGCTGACGCCCCCCCCGCCCTGCCGCCCCTGCGCACCCTGGAAGTCCGGAACCTGGCGACCATCCGCAGCCTGAACCTGGCGTTCAGTGGCGGCCTGAGCGTCTTCACCGGCGAGACCGGCGCGGGCAAGAGCATCATCGTGGACGCCCTGGGCCTGCTGCTGGGCAGCCGCAGCAACACCGACCTGATCCGCAGCGGCGAGGACGACCTGCTCGTCACCGGCCACTGGGGCGACGAGATCGCCAGCCGCCGCGTGACCGCGCAGGGCCGCAGCACCGCCCGGCTGGACGGCGAGGTCGTCAGCCTGCGCGAATTGCAGGACTGGGCGCAGCGCCGCCTGACCATCCACTGGCAGCACTCGGCCGTCAGCCTGCTCACGCCCGCCAACCAGCGCGCGCTGCTCGACCGGCAGGTGGACGCCCCGCACGCCGCGTACGCCAGCGCCTACCGCGACTGGCAGGACGCCCGCGCCCGCCTGGAGCGCCTGCGCGCCACCGAACGCGAACGCGCCCGGCAGCTCGACCTGCTGCAGTTCCAGGCCCGCGAGATCGCCGAGATCAGCCCGCAGCTGGGCGAGGAGGACCCCCTCCAGGCCGACCTGACGCGGCTGGCGAACCTCGACACCATCGCGCAGAGTGCCGCCGGGGCGCTGCACCTCCTGAGCGACGGGGACGAGAACGCCCTGGGCTTCCTGAACGAGGCCGCCCGCGCCCTGAACGCCGGGGCGCGCTTCGACGACACCACCGCGCAGCTGCAGAGCGAACTGCGCGAGGCGCTCGCCAGCATCCAGGCGGTCGTGGGGGAACTGCGCGGCGTCGCCGAGGATCAGGCGCCCGACCCGGAGGAACTCGCGCGGGTCGAGACCCGCCTGGGCGCCCTGGGGAAACTCCGCGCGAAGTACGGCCCCACCCTGGAGGACGTCCTGAACTTCCACGCGCAGGTCGAGACCGAACTGGCCGGGCTGACCCGCGACGAGCAGGACGCGGGCACCCTGGACGCCGAGGTGGACGCCCTGCGTGCCCACGTGCAGGCGGCAGGGGAGAGGCTGGACGCCGCCCGCCGCGAACGCGCCGCGCCCCTGGCCGCCGACCTGCTGGCCGTCATCCGGCAACTCGGCATGCCGCACGCCCGACTGGAATTCCACCTGGGCACCCTGAACGAACCCGGCCCGCACGGCCTGAGCGACGTGACCCTGCACTTCAACGCCAACCCCGGCGAGGACCTCGCCCCGCTGGCCGACGTGGCCTCGGGCGGGGAACTCAGCCGCGTGATGCTCGCCATCAGCACCGTCCTGGGCGCCGACACGCCCGCCGTGGTGTTCGACGAGGTGGACGCCGGGATCGGCGGGAGCGCCGCGCACGCCGTCGCCGACCAGCTGAGAGCTCTGGCCGCCACCCGGCAGGTCCTCGTCGTGACGCACCTCGCGCAGATCGCCGCGCGTGCAGACCACCACTACAAGGTCGAGAAGAGCGTCGAGGGCGGCCGCACCGTCAGCCGCGTCCGCCTCCTGACGCCCGACGAACGCCTGCAGGAGATCGCCCGGATGCTCAGCGGCAACACCAGCGACGCCGCCCTGACCCACGCGCGCGAACTGCTCGCCGGGACCGCCTGA
- a CDS encoding protease complex subunit PrcB family protein: MKRTLLAAALLGAGLLSACSMTGPGNLKVHEAVLYGGAQERVVWVYGTLQGSASSVKLGSQSADLRAQVSDPIATPGSLSVNGKATYREPTATLPAQVTVTRQGSAFTVTPASGAQISAVYYTDGQSWTRLNGTIGTVGGTRVDGLKGAGQLTDDEARVLSDTLRPQGPLAVAVLANQPAPALAVEPTPTEHLRSDLYILSSVPTAQVQPPRPLPGTPTTPTPTTPTPGGNVTVTQIATGTNANTSEAGVQVAATASAASSLYARAYGRQSSVPTPPSVTGRTLIGVFLGQRPTGGYGVQVVSASSSGTQLTLRVRLTAPAPGAILAQVITSPWAIVSVPGSYSAVTVIDENGQPLPTATGGGQVR, encoded by the coding sequence ATGAAACGAACCCTGCTCGCCGCCGCCCTCCTCGGCGCTGGACTGCTCAGCGCATGCTCCATGACCGGCCCCGGCAACCTGAAAGTCCACGAGGCCGTTCTGTACGGCGGCGCGCAGGAACGCGTCGTGTGGGTGTACGGCACCCTCCAGGGCAGCGCCAGCAGCGTGAAACTCGGCAGTCAGAGCGCCGACCTGCGCGCCCAGGTCAGCGATCCCATCGCCACGCCCGGCAGCCTCAGCGTGAACGGCAAGGCCACCTACCGCGAACCCACCGCCACCCTCCCCGCGCAGGTCACCGTCACCCGCCAGGGCAGCGCCTTCACCGTCACGCCCGCCAGCGGCGCGCAGATCAGCGCCGTGTACTACACCGACGGCCAGAGCTGGACCCGCCTGAACGGCACCATCGGCACGGTCGGCGGCACCCGCGTGGACGGCCTGAAAGGCGCCGGGCAGCTGACCGACGACGAGGCCCGCGTCCTGAGCGACACCCTGCGCCCCCAGGGACCGCTGGCCGTGGCCGTCCTCGCCAACCAGCCCGCCCCGGCACTCGCGGTGGAACCCACGCCCACCGAGCACCTGCGCAGCGACCTGTACATCCTGAGCAGCGTCCCCACCGCCCAGGTCCAGCCCCCCCGCCCCCTGCCTGGCACCCCCACCACCCCGACCCCCACCACGCCGACCCCCGGAGGCAACGTGACCGTCACCCAGATCGCCACCGGCACCAACGCCAACACCAGCGAGGCCGGCGTGCAGGTCGCCGCTACCGCCAGCGCCGCCAGCAGCCTGTACGCCCGCGCGTACGGCCGCCAGAGCAGCGTCCCCACGCCCCCCAGCGTCACGGGCCGCACCCTGATCGGCGTGTTCCTGGGCCAGCGCCCCACCGGCGGGTACGGCGTGCAGGTCGTCAGCGCCAGCAGCAGCGGCACGCAGCTGACCCTGCGCGTCCGCCTGACCGCCCCCGCACCGGGCGCGATCCTCGCGCAGGTCATCACCAGCCCCTGGGCCATCGTGAGTGTCCCCGGCAGCTACTCGGCCGTGACCGTCATCGACGAGAACGGCCAGCCGCTCCCCACCGCCACGGGCGGCGGACAGGTGCGCTGA
- a CDS encoding murein hydrolase activator EnvC family protein, with translation MKAARALALTLLLGVGSAQDTSTRLDQLQQQLQEQRQLSAQKARELAAARARIQNLTAQQRQTLKQLDDLARRTATLENELATVTARVALAQRQLTDTTEQLTVTRAQVERLRGDVREVMQLMYRQRSGQYLQLLSQARSLPDLLIRLRYTNMAGEYQTQVLAGLRAQATALRTQEQAQRQQTAELKALQAQRTGKLAALRAQRQQQNALLARLRTNEQGQRTLAAQRAAEQALAAQQVDQLVGQVVAERARLEAERQRRLEEERRRREEEARRIREAQERARQEALRLAQLRQAQAAAAARQAQAARAAQLQRDQQARAAQLERERQALAQRQAQVQQAQAQVEQQLAPLPPVSGPAGFPLPGGRVLAAYGANGAPWVVLTGASQVVAAEGGNVLAVTSYASLGWVVLIDHGSSVSAYLGLRDPLISVGSRVARGTPLGAVGGSSIIGPGNMAFQLRQGGQPVAPRF, from the coding sequence GTGAAGGCCGCCCGCGCGCTGGCCCTGACGCTGCTGCTGGGCGTCGGGAGCGCGCAGGACACGAGCACCCGCCTGGACCAGCTGCAACAGCAGCTTCAGGAGCAGCGGCAGCTGAGTGCCCAGAAGGCCCGTGAACTCGCGGCCGCGCGCGCCCGCATTCAAAACCTGACCGCGCAGCAACGCCAGACCCTCAAGCAACTGGACGACCTCGCCCGGCGCACCGCGACGCTGGAGAACGAGCTGGCCACCGTCACCGCCCGCGTGGCCCTCGCGCAGCGGCAGCTGACCGACACCACCGAGCAGCTGACCGTCACGCGCGCCCAGGTCGAGCGGCTCCGGGGGGACGTGCGCGAGGTCATGCAGCTCATGTACCGCCAGCGCAGCGGGCAGTACCTGCAGCTGCTCTCGCAGGCGCGCAGCCTCCCGGATCTGCTGATCCGCCTGCGGTACACCAACATGGCCGGCGAGTACCAGACGCAGGTCCTGGCCGGGCTGCGCGCGCAGGCCACCGCGCTGCGCACGCAGGAGCAGGCGCAGCGGCAGCAGACGGCCGAACTGAAGGCGCTCCAGGCGCAGCGGACCGGGAAACTCGCCGCGCTGCGCGCCCAGCGGCAACAGCAGAACGCCCTGCTGGCCCGGCTGCGGACCAATGAGCAGGGCCAGCGGACCCTGGCCGCGCAGCGCGCCGCCGAGCAGGCTCTCGCCGCGCAGCAGGTCGATCAGCTCGTCGGGCAGGTCGTCGCCGAGCGCGCCCGCCTGGAGGCCGAGCGGCAGCGCCGCCTGGAAGAGGAACGTCGCCGCCGCGAGGAGGAGGCGCGCCGCATCCGCGAGGCGCAGGAACGCGCGCGTCAGGAGGCGCTGCGTCTGGCGCAGCTTCGTCAGGCGCAGGCGGCCGCCGCGGCCCGGCAGGCCCAGGCGGCCCGCGCCGCGCAGCTCCAGCGGGACCAGCAGGCGCGCGCCGCGCAGCTGGAACGTGAGCGGCAGGCCCTCGCGCAGCGGCAGGCGCAGGTGCAGCAGGCCCAGGCGCAGGTCGAGCAGCAGCTCGCACCCCTGCCGCCCGTCAGCGGACCGGCGGGTTTCCCGCTGCCCGGCGGGCGGGTCCTGGCCGCGTACGGCGCGAACGGCGCCCCGTGGGTCGTGCTGACCGGCGCGTCCCAGGTGGTCGCCGCCGAGGGCGGGAACGTCCTGGCCGTCACGTCGTACGCGTCGCTGGGCTGGGTGGTGCTGATCGATCACGGCAGCAGCGTCAGCGCGTACCTGGGTCTGCGCGACCCGCTGATCAGCGTGGGCAGCCGCGTGGCGCGCGGCACGCCGCTGGGCGCGGTGGGCGGCAGCTCGATCATCGGGCCGGGCAACATGGCCTTCCAGCTCCGTCAGGGCGGGCAACCGGTCGCGCCGCGCTTTTGA
- a CDS encoding divergent PAP2 family protein codes for MNSFADLLSNRWLWVAVLSSTAAQLLKVFLILLIERRWRPGAFMETGGMPSSHSAMVAALTTGVGITEGVGSPLFAASAVFALIVMYDATGVRHSSGQQARLLNDLVEELRAVVREGFAPLPLRVLLGHTYLEVLVGTLLGVAAGFIAFSR; via the coding sequence GTGAACTCGTTCGCTGACCTGCTGAGCAACCGCTGGCTGTGGGTGGCCGTCCTGAGCAGCACCGCCGCGCAACTGCTCAAGGTGTTCCTGATCCTCCTGATCGAACGCCGCTGGCGCCCCGGCGCGTTCATGGAGACCGGCGGCATGCCCAGCAGCCACTCTGCCATGGTCGCCGCGCTCACGACCGGCGTCGGCATCACCGAGGGGGTCGGCAGCCCCCTGTTCGCCGCGAGCGCGGTGTTCGCCCTGATCGTCATGTACGACGCGACCGGCGTGCGCCACAGCAGCGGCCAGCAGGCTCGGCTGCTGAACGACCTCGTCGAGGAACTCCGCGCCGTCGTCCGCGAGGGCTTCGCGCCGCTGCCTCTGCGGGTCCTGCTGGGCCACACCTACCTGGAGGTGCTCGTCGGCACGCTGCTCGGCGTGGCCGCCGGGTTCATCGCCTTTAGCCGCTGA
- the rpsP gene encoding 30S ribosomal protein S16, producing MVKIRLSRFGSTHNPHYRIVVADARRPRDGGYIENLGHYDPRKTTENYLKVNVERAQYWLANGAQPTQTARRLLKSQGVKVS from the coding sequence ATGGTCAAGATTCGCCTGTCCCGCTTCGGTTCCACCCACAACCCCCACTACCGCATCGTCGTTGCCGACGCGCGCCGTCCCCGTGACGGTGGGTACATCGAGAACCTGGGCCACTACGACCCCCGCAAGACCACCGAGAACTACCTCAAGGTGAACGTCGAGCGCGCCCAGTACTGGCTCGCCAACGGCGCCCAGCCCACCCAGACCGCCCGCCGCCTGCTCAAGAGCCAGGGCGTCAAGGTTTCCTGA
- a CDS encoding BMP family lipoprotein, with translation MKKILTLALAMTATAASAQALRVGLAYDAGGKFDKSFNQSAYEGSQRAKKNLGIETKDFEPSDPSQTVQGIRQFAQDGFDLTVGVGFANNASISQVAKENPDLFFGLVDDVSPEKNVASLVFQEEQGSYLVGYLAGMNSSTGVVGFVGGMDIPLIHKFEAGFAAGAKAANAKVKVIAQYVGTTPDAWNNPGKAKEIAGSMRAKGADIIFAAAGASGNGVIDYIKQTQCVKAANLPSGVKFTTNNFAKVAKSAAYQKACAGNTRPMFFIGVDSNQNYLGDFDKNPATMNHGLTSMLKRVDNAVYALIQDVKNNKFKGGERRFGLKDAGVGYAVDQYNKALISSAQVAKVEAVKAKIISGAIKVPTK, from the coding sequence ATGAAGAAGATCCTGACCCTGGCCCTCGCCATGACCGCCACCGCCGCCTCCGCCCAGGCCCTCCGCGTCGGCCTCGCCTACGACGCCGGCGGCAAGTTTGACAAGAGCTTCAACCAGAGCGCCTACGAAGGCAGCCAGCGCGCCAAGAAGAACCTCGGCATCGAGACCAAGGACTTCGAACCCAGCGACCCCAGCCAGACCGTGCAAGGCATCCGCCAGTTCGCGCAGGACGGCTTCGACCTGACCGTCGGCGTGGGCTTCGCCAACAACGCCAGCATCAGCCAGGTCGCCAAGGAGAACCCCGACCTGTTCTTCGGCCTCGTTGACGACGTCTCCCCCGAGAAGAACGTCGCCAGTCTCGTCTTCCAGGAAGAGCAGGGCAGCTACCTCGTCGGCTACCTCGCGGGCATGAACAGCTCCACCGGCGTCGTCGGCTTCGTCGGCGGCATGGACATCCCCCTGATCCACAAGTTCGAGGCCGGCTTCGCCGCGGGCGCCAAGGCCGCCAACGCCAAGGTCAAGGTCATCGCGCAGTACGTCGGCACCACCCCCGACGCCTGGAACAACCCCGGTAAGGCCAAGGAAATCGCGGGCAGCATGCGCGCCAAGGGTGCGGACATCATCTTCGCCGCCGCCGGTGCGTCCGGCAACGGCGTGATCGACTACATCAAGCAGACCCAGTGCGTGAAGGCCGCGAACCTCCCCAGCGGCGTGAAGTTCACCACCAACAACTTCGCCAAGGTCGCCAAGAGCGCCGCGTACCAGAAGGCCTGCGCCGGCAACACCCGCCCCATGTTCTTCATCGGCGTGGACAGCAACCAGAACTACCTGGGCGACTTCGACAAGAACCCCGCCACCATGAACCACGGCCTGACCAGCATGCTCAAGCGCGTGGACAACGCCGTGTACGCCCTGATCCAGGACGTCAAGAACAACAAGTTCAAGGGCGGCGAGCGTCGCTTCGGCCTGAAGGACGCGGGCGTCGGCTACGCCGTCGACCAGTACAACAAGGCCCTGATCAGCAGCGCCCAGGTCGCCAAGGTCGAGGCCGTCAAGGCCAAGATCATCAGCGGCGCCATCAAGGTTCCCACCAAGTAA